The following proteins are encoded in a genomic region of Sulfurospirillum arsenophilum NBRC 109478:
- the argF gene encoding ornithine carbamoyltransferase → MRHFLTLKDFSKKEILEMIDLAIAIKKEAKAKNYVPYLKDQTLGMIFEKSSTRTRVSFEVGIHQLGGVGLFLSSNDLQLGRGEPMKDTARVISRMVDMVMIRTFAQSTLEEFAAYSRVPVISGLSDAYHPVQLMADYLTMVEYNKATNPIVAYVGDGNNMTHSWLMLASKLGFELRVATPKGYEVDAKILAEALAFAKESGAVIKIGNDPKEAIKGATVVTTDTWVSMGQEAEKAARVAAFQGYMVDDAMMRLAEKDAMFLHCLPAYRDYEVSESVFEAHADEIFDEAENRLHAQKAVMVWLDRHRNS, encoded by the coding sequence ATGAGACATTTTTTAACACTCAAAGATTTTAGTAAGAAAGAGATTTTAGAGATGATTGATCTTGCTATTGCCATTAAAAAAGAGGCAAAAGCAAAAAATTATGTGCCTTACCTGAAAGATCAAACATTAGGTATGATTTTTGAAAAAAGCAGTACCAGAACACGCGTAAGTTTTGAAGTGGGTATTCATCAGCTTGGAGGTGTAGGTTTGTTCCTCTCTTCCAATGACCTTCAATTGGGACGTGGCGAGCCTATGAAAGACACGGCACGTGTGATTAGCCGTATGGTTGACATGGTGATGATTCGCACGTTTGCTCAAAGCACTCTTGAAGAGTTTGCAGCGTATTCACGTGTACCCGTCATTAGCGGACTAAGTGATGCGTACCATCCTGTTCAATTGATGGCAGACTATCTCACGATGGTTGAGTATAATAAAGCGACCAATCCGATCGTAGCGTATGTAGGCGATGGCAACAATATGACCCATTCATGGCTCATGCTGGCTTCCAAACTTGGTTTTGAGCTTCGTGTTGCTACACCAAAAGGGTATGAGGTTGATGCTAAAATATTAGCGGAAGCCCTTGCTTTTGCAAAAGAGAGTGGTGCGGTCATTAAAATCGGCAATGATCCAAAAGAGGCGATCAAAGGTGCTACGGTTGTGACAACAGACACATGGGTTTCCATGGGGCAAGAAGCGGAAAAAGCTGCGCGTGTGGCAGCATTCCAAGGATATATGGTCGATGATGCGATGATGCGCTTGGCAGAAAAAGATGCGATGTTTTTACACTGCTTGCCAGCATACCGTGACTATGAAGTAAGTGAGAGTGTCTTTGAAGCACATGCGGATGAGATTTTTGATGAGGCAGAAAACAGACTTCATGCCCAAAAAGCCGTGATGGTATGGCTCGATAGGCATAGAAACAGCTAA
- a CDS encoding DUF2603 domain-containing protein, with the protein MIEKISKGLSLSKQKEQTVLEIVPSEEENAKLLRLKNGAWDNLKEPWLVYDEKQKLHALLSIDTLTKMIEHFKKAEQETLFLKLEKSILQQLPLDFQDVWTVATEEIKKSKKSEIDFDKLVKKIKKDHPNLFLDLKDLYLPEGASIISAIER; encoded by the coding sequence ATGATAGAAAAAATTTCTAAGGGCCTCAGCCTCAGTAAACAAAAAGAACAGACGGTTTTAGAGATTGTGCCAAGTGAAGAAGAAAACGCGAAGCTTTTACGCCTCAAAAATGGCGCATGGGATAATCTAAAAGAGCCATGGTTAGTGTACGATGAGAAGCAAAAACTTCATGCACTGCTTTCTATTGACACACTCACTAAAATGATAGAGCACTTTAAAAAAGCGGAGCAAGAGACACTTTTTCTCAAATTAGAGAAAAGCATTTTGCAGCAATTGCCACTTGATTTTCAAGACGTTTGGACAGTAGCAACAGAAGAGATCAAAAAGAGTAAAAAAAGCGAAATTGATTTTGATAAATTGGTCAAAAAGATCAAAAAAGATCATCCAAATCTCTTTTTAGACCTGAAAGATCTCTATTTGCCTGAAGGGGCGAGTATTATCAGCGCGATAGAGCGCTAG
- the hemN gene encoding oxygen-independent coproporphyrinogen III oxidase, with product MIDFDKFAKYSKAGPRYTSYPTAPEFHEGFTHKSYESILATQDKSRKLSLYFHLPFCRSACYFCGCNVVYTSKEDKKERYIDYLERELELLSKHLDTSREVIQMHFGGGTPTFFNTTQLERIIGSIKRYFKNFAKDAEISCEIDPRFLTKEQLNVLTGNGFNRISYGVQDFNDEVQKAIHRIQPYDVTGNAVKMAKEAGIKSINMDLIYGLPYQTFESFQETLRLAVSLDPTRLAVFNYAHVPWMKKSMRKIDETTLPHPSVKLAIMRYTIDYLESNGYKMIGMDHFAKPDDELFLAIEKGELHRNFQGYTTKGGADLIGIGLTSIGEGLKHYVQNFKEMDEYEKAIDAGVLPVHRGLTLNDDDVLRKAVIMEMMSNFKLNIAGIEQAFGINFFDYFADAIKALEPFEQEDLVVVDRVSKKILVNTTGTLLIRNIVMPFDAYLQKIPEDKRRFSKTV from the coding sequence ATGATTGATTTTGATAAATTTGCCAAGTACTCCAAAGCGGGTCCAAGGTATACAAGTTACCCAACAGCGCCCGAGTTTCATGAAGGATTTACGCATAAAAGTTATGAGAGCATCTTGGCAACCCAAGATAAGAGCCGTAAACTCTCACTTTATTTTCACCTTCCTTTTTGCCGAAGTGCCTGTTACTTCTGTGGGTGTAACGTCGTTTACACCAGTAAGGAAGATAAAAAAGAGCGCTACATAGACTATCTTGAGCGCGAACTCGAACTTCTCTCCAAACACCTCGATACCTCTCGCGAAGTGATTCAGATGCACTTTGGTGGTGGTACGCCAACCTTTTTTAACACAACACAGCTAGAGCGCATTATTGGCTCCATCAAACGTTATTTTAAAAACTTTGCGAAAGATGCTGAAATCAGTTGTGAAATTGACCCACGTTTTTTAACCAAAGAGCAGTTAAATGTTCTGACAGGTAATGGGTTTAACCGCATTAGTTATGGGGTTCAAGACTTTAACGATGAGGTTCAAAAAGCGATTCACCGTATCCAGCCTTACGATGTGACGGGCAATGCCGTGAAAATGGCTAAAGAGGCAGGGATTAAGTCGATTAACATGGACTTGATTTACGGACTTCCGTACCAAACGTTTGAGAGTTTTCAAGAGACCCTTCGTTTGGCAGTTTCACTTGATCCGACACGTTTAGCGGTTTTTAACTACGCCCACGTACCGTGGATGAAAAAGTCCATGCGCAAGATCGATGAGACCACGCTTCCGCATCCGAGTGTCAAGCTTGCCATTATGCGCTACACCATCGACTATTTGGAGTCAAATGGCTATAAAATGATCGGTATGGATCACTTCGCAAAGCCTGATGATGAGCTTTTCTTGGCGATTGAAAAAGGGGAGTTGCACCGCAATTTTCAAGGTTATACGACCAAAGGTGGCGCAGATCTTATTGGCATTGGTTTGACGAGCATCGGTGAGGGTTTGAAACACTATGTGCAAAACTTCAAAGAGATGGACGAATACGAAAAAGCCATCGATGCAGGTGTATTGCCAGTACATCGTGGGCTTACACTCAATGATGATGACGTGCTGAGAAAAGCGGTCATCATGGAGATGATGAGCAACTTTAAGCTAAACATTGCCGGCATTGAGCAAGCATTTGGCATTAACTTTTTCGACTATTTTGCAGACGCTATTAAAGCGCTTGAACCATTTGAGCAAGAAGATTTGGTTGTGGTTGATAGAGTTTCTAAAAAGATTTTAGTCAATACAACAGGCACACTGCTGATTCGAAATATCGTGATGCCTTTTGATGCGTACCTCCAAAAAATACCTGAAGACAAACGACGCTTCAGTAAAACGGTGTAA
- a CDS encoding (Fe-S)-binding protein encodes MFKFNVTSDACVKCGKCIPVCTIHEVNRDEVTSPRGFLDLLGAYQRGELELDKNAKNIFESCFLCTNCVDVCPNDLPVDMLIEQARNDIRKKFGLAWYKKLAFFLLRNRNIMDVLARFGYMFQTCGFKMVEKQKSMYLRNFPIIKMDRLFPSLAKKTFLNSHPDVIHNGGKGKVGIFIGCLANYMYTDIGKSLLEILKELQIDAYLIKQQKCCGAPQYFTGDFDSVDFLAKFNIEYIEGFVGELDAIIIPEATCSAMIKADYVHFFHDQPEWQARAKAIAPHIFMATEYLEKKTNLAEILASKSRRSETITYHDPCHARKMQGVWKEPRNLLSQNYVMKEMSDPNRCCGFGGVTMQTGNYRFAKAAGLPKAAMIKETGAEYVSAECSACRMQLGDAMHGQKVDVIFKNPIELIAKALREG; translated from the coding sequence ATGTTTAAATTCAATGTAACGAGTGATGCCTGTGTCAAGTGCGGTAAGTGTATTCCTGTTTGTACGATTCACGAAGTTAACCGTGATGAAGTTACTTCTCCAAGAGGTTTTTTAGACCTTCTCGGTGCGTACCAACGAGGTGAACTCGAACTCGATAAAAATGCTAAAAACATTTTTGAGAGCTGTTTTTTGTGTACGAATTGTGTGGATGTCTGTCCGAACGATTTACCTGTGGATATGCTCATTGAGCAAGCGCGCAATGACATTCGCAAAAAATTTGGGCTTGCTTGGTACAAAAAACTCGCCTTCTTCTTGCTTCGCAACCGTAATATTATGGACGTTTTGGCTCGTTTTGGTTACATGTTTCAAACCTGTGGTTTCAAAATGGTCGAAAAACAAAAATCAATGTATTTGCGTAATTTTCCGATCATCAAGATGGACAGACTCTTTCCAAGTTTGGCAAAAAAGACCTTCTTAAACTCACATCCCGATGTCATTCATAACGGTGGCAAAGGCAAAGTGGGCATTTTCATCGGTTGTTTAGCCAATTACATGTACACCGACATCGGCAAGTCTTTACTTGAGATTTTAAAAGAGTTACAGATAGACGCTTACCTTATTAAACAACAAAAATGCTGTGGTGCCCCTCAGTACTTCACGGGTGATTTTGACAGTGTGGACTTTCTCGCGAAGTTTAACATCGAGTACATCGAAGGTTTTGTGGGCGAACTTGATGCCATCATCATTCCTGAAGCGACCTGTAGCGCGATGATCAAAGCAGACTACGTTCACTTTTTCCACGACCAACCTGAGTGGCAAGCAAGGGCTAAAGCGATTGCCCCACACATCTTTATGGCTACAGAATACCTAGAGAAAAAGACAAATTTAGCCGAGATTTTAGCCAGTAAATCTCGTAGATCCGAGACGATCACCTACCACGACCCTTGCCACGCGCGCAAAATGCAAGGGGTTTGGAAAGAACCACGAAACTTACTCTCACAAAATTATGTGATGAAAGAGATGAGCGATCCGAACCGTTGTTGTGGTTTTGGTGGTGTCACCATGCAAACAGGCAATTACCGTTTTGCCAAAGCCGCAGGACTACCAAAAGCCGCGATGATTAAAGAGACGGGTGCTGAGTATGTGAGTGCAGAGTGTAGTGCGTGTCGTATGCAACTGGGCGATGCGATGCACGGGCAAAAAGTCGATGTCATCTTCAAAAACCCAATCGAATTGATTGCTAAAGCGCTTCGAGAAGGGTAA
- a CDS encoding restriction endonuclease: MAKMGSNYEQFVQILQQALLDSEPFAKQHNIEVERNKKIIDNNGIEREFDLYWEYELAGITYKTIIECKDYSSKISIEKIDALIGKLHDLPDIKPIFATKIGYQSGAEAKARQNKIDLLIVREENSNDWQDENGNPLVKIIEIHIHVLSPAKITNFKPFIDKDWVQKNTDVDVSKPLNFRANNNEIFIENYENGERYSLHDLANRLDSKSNQYGNFTNQENFEDAYIHYGTTNFKLRAYTVDYEIMPPQKLIFTIDYAQELIGVIEYLHQGNITAVFKDRIIKDWKKK, from the coding sequence ATGGCAAAAATGGGAAGTAATTATGAACAATTTGTTCAAATATTACAGCAAGCACTTTTAGATTCTGAACCATTTGCAAAACAACACAATATTGAAGTGGAACGAAACAAAAAAATTATTGATAATAATGGAATAGAACGAGAATTTGATTTATATTGGGAATATGAATTAGCAGGCATAACATACAAAACAATTATTGAGTGTAAAGATTATTCTTCAAAAATATCGATTGAAAAGATAGATGCTCTTATCGGGAAACTTCATGATTTACCAGATATCAAACCTATATTTGCGACTAAAATAGGATATCAAAGTGGTGCTGAGGCAAAAGCACGTCAAAATAAAATAGATTTACTCATTGTTAGAGAAGAAAATTCCAATGACTGGCAAGATGAAAACGGTAATCCACTTGTCAAAATCATTGAAATACATATACATGTATTATCTCCAGCAAAAATTACAAATTTCAAGCCGTTTATAGACAAAGACTGGGTTCAGAAGAATACAGATGTTGATGTGTCAAAACCATTGAATTTTAGAGCTAATAACAACGAAATATTTATTGAAAATTATGAAAATGGAGAAAGATATTCATTGCATGATTTAGCTAATAGATTAGATTCTAAAAGCAATCAGTATGGAAATTTTACAAATCAAGAGAATTTTGAGGATGCTTATATACACTATGGTACTACGAATTTTAAACTTCGTGCCTATACAGTAGATTATGAAATTATGCCGCCACAGAAACTTATATTTACTATTGATTATGCTCAAGAGCTCATAGGCGTCATTGAATATCTCCATCAAGGAAACATAACAGCGGTTTTCAAAGATAGAATAATAAAAGATTGGAAAAAGAAATAA
- a CDS encoding sugar transporter — MFASLFFSWKPWLPVVCLTISAFIFNTTEFAPISLLTDIASDFNISEAQTGLMMTVYAWVVATTSLPLMLLTKDMERRKLLLLLFSFFIASHILSVLAWNFWILMFSRIGIAFSHAIFWSITASLAYRLAPQGKKTRALGILATGTSLAIVLGLPLGRLIGQSLGWRTTFACIALVAFAMMFFLMKLLPQLPSVNAGSLKSLPLLIKRPALMGVYLLTALAITAHFTAYSYIEPFVQQIAFLSADFATVTLFIFGIAGMLGSTIFAHFKHKYPFTIIVSSLGALILSLLLMLPLAPHTIPFSLLCLLWGIAICLISLILQVTVLELTPDATDVAMSLYSGIYNIGIGGGAFVGSLVISQSSMANVGMFGALFGSVALVLAIWIWKRYLLIRN, encoded by the coding sequence ATGTTTGCTTCGCTTTTTTTCTCATGGAAACCATGGCTTCCAGTCGTTTGTCTCACTATTTCAGCATTTATTTTTAACACCACCGAATTCGCTCCTATTAGCTTACTCACTGACATCGCGAGTGATTTTAACATTAGCGAAGCTCAGACTGGGCTTATGATGACCGTTTATGCGTGGGTCGTAGCCACAACATCGTTACCATTGATGCTTCTTACCAAAGATATGGAACGCCGAAAATTACTTCTGCTTTTATTTTCTTTTTTTATTGCTAGCCATATACTCTCTGTCCTCGCATGGAATTTTTGGATTTTGATGTTCTCACGCATTGGTATAGCGTTTTCTCATGCCATCTTTTGGTCGATAACCGCTTCACTGGCTTACCGCTTAGCCCCACAAGGTAAAAAAACACGCGCCCTTGGCATTCTAGCGACAGGCACATCCCTTGCCATCGTTTTGGGTTTGCCTCTTGGTCGCCTCATCGGTCAGAGTTTGGGCTGGCGTACAACCTTTGCCTGCATCGCTTTAGTCGCCTTTGCGATGATGTTTTTTCTCATGAAACTTTTACCACAACTTCCCAGTGTCAATGCAGGTTCTCTAAAAAGCTTACCGCTTTTGATCAAACGACCTGCGCTTATGGGCGTTTATCTTTTAACCGCTTTAGCGATTACTGCGCATTTTACAGCCTACTCGTACATCGAGCCGTTCGTGCAACAAATCGCCTTTTTAAGTGCTGACTTTGCAACCGTAACGCTCTTTATTTTCGGTATTGCAGGAATGCTTGGCAGTACGATTTTTGCGCATTTCAAACACAAATACCCCTTTACGATCATCGTAAGTTCACTTGGAGCACTCATCTTATCGTTACTTTTGATGCTCCCACTTGCACCACACACCATTCCCTTTAGTCTTTTGTGCCTTCTTTGGGGCATTGCGATTTGTCTCATTAGCCTCATTCTTCAAGTCACCGTTTTAGAACTCACCCCTGATGCCACCGATGTTGCAATGTCCCTTTATTCGGGCATTTATAACATTGGCATTGGCGGGGGCGCTTTTGTGGGAAGTTTGGTTATATCTCAGAGTTCAATGGCAAACGTGGGGATGTTCGGAGCTTTGTTTGGAAGTGTGGCGCTTGTGTTGGCGATTTGGATTTGGAAGAGGTATCTTTTGATCCGAAATTAG
- a CDS encoding YchJ family protein — translation MKEENLCPCGSEKTYEACCEPYHKHHNAPTAVALMRSRYAAYVFGLVDYLFETTHPSHRAKNLKEDIAFTCKGLAWTELEVLETWQGGEKDKVGKVSFRASFVQNGAKGLHEEHSRFKRFGKAWMYVDGEVKG, via the coding sequence ATGAAAGAAGAAAATCTCTGCCCTTGTGGTAGTGAAAAAACCTATGAAGCGTGTTGTGAGCCGTACCATAAACATCATAATGCTCCAACTGCCGTTGCATTGATGCGTTCACGCTACGCTGCGTATGTATTTGGATTGGTGGATTATCTGTTTGAAACCACGCATCCAAGCCATCGTGCAAAAAATCTCAAAGAGGATATTGCCTTTACATGTAAAGGTTTAGCCTGGACAGAACTTGAAGTTTTAGAGACGTGGCAAGGTGGAGAAAAGGATAAAGTAGGCAAAGTCTCTTTTCGTGCTTCATTTGTGCAAAATGGTGCGAAAGGTTTGCATGAAGAGCATTCACGGTTTAAGCGATTTGGTAAAGCGTGGATGTATGTCGATGGCGAAGTCAAAGGTTAG
- a CDS encoding Crp/Fnr family transcriptional regulator: MYALDVIQQELKDDIEHFGRVVHVKKGEILMRPEECMEHFFVILEGRVKISQINFENGKEQILYLLTKGDMYDIITLLDAKVHENVAMALDDVTLLVFPIELFREWIETKPSFNKLFLPYVAKQLRDVETLAADLSLYDTTTRLVKLIAKNIEKQGDKQTLKLINNLSHEELASLVGTVRKVLNRNLQSLKKQGLIDVKRKEIFIKDSQNLLEHLPEE, encoded by the coding sequence ATGTACGCACTTGACGTTATACAGCAAGAACTCAAAGACGACATAGAGCATTTTGGTCGTGTGGTGCATGTTAAAAAGGGTGAAATTCTGATGCGCCCTGAAGAGTGCATGGAACACTTTTTTGTCATCTTAGAAGGGCGTGTCAAAATCTCGCAGATCAACTTTGAAAATGGCAAAGAGCAGATACTTTATCTACTCACCAAAGGTGATATGTACGACATCATTACCCTTTTAGATGCCAAAGTGCATGAAAATGTGGCGATGGCGCTCGATGATGTGACACTTCTTGTTTTTCCCATTGAGCTTTTTCGTGAGTGGATCGAAACAAAGCCTTCCTTTAACAAACTCTTCTTACCGTATGTTGCGAAACAGCTCCGTGATGTTGAAACCTTGGCAGCAGATTTATCGCTTTATGACACTACTACACGCTTGGTGAAGTTGATCGCTAAAAACATTGAAAAACAAGGAGATAAGCAGACACTCAAACTTATCAATAATCTTTCGCATGAAGAGCTAGCAAGCCTTGTGGGCACAGTACGAAAAGTGCTCAATCGCAATTTACAATCGTTAAAAAAGCAAGGGCTTATTGATGTCAAACGCAAAGAGATTTTCATAAAAGACTCTCAAAACTTGCTTGAACATCTTCCTGAAGAGTAG
- a CDS encoding Hsp20/alpha crystallin family protein encodes MLVTRFNPYKELKELENRLFNYYPAESDESGISAFKPTVSTREGEFAYHVEIDLPGVKKEDISIDVKDNQIVISGERSFKEERQEKDYYKVESSYGKFQRSFALPENVDVENIEASSQDGVLEVVLPKLKVEKSEVKKIQVK; translated from the coding sequence ATGTTAGTTACACGATTTAATCCGTATAAAGAGCTTAAAGAGTTGGAGAACAGGCTGTTCAATTATTATCCTGCTGAAAGTGATGAAAGTGGCATCTCAGCGTTCAAACCTACTGTGAGTACACGTGAGGGCGAATTTGCTTACCATGTTGAAATTGACCTTCCTGGTGTTAAAAAAGAGGACATCAGCATCGATGTTAAAGATAATCAAATCGTCATTTCAGGAGAGCGAAGTTTTAAAGAAGAGCGACAAGAGAAAGACTACTACAAAGTTGAAAGCAGTTACGGTAAGTTCCAACGCAGTTTTGCATTGCCTGAAAATGTTGATGTTGAAAATATCGAAGCAAGTAGCCAAGATGGTGTGCTTGAAGTCGTGCTTCCAAAACTGAAAGTTGAAAAAAGCGAAGTGAAAAAAATCCAAGTCAAATAA